In the genome of Daucus carota subsp. sativus chromosome 9, DH1 v3.0, whole genome shotgun sequence, the window aaaaaaaaccagtaAAATGACACAAACATCATTTACATTGTTACAAGTTCAAAACTACTCAAACGGTCTAATTACATTCACCACCTACTAATTTCTTAACATCCCAGCACATTGGAGCTCAATGAGGTTTCAGCAATGGCTGCCAAGAGAGGAGCTCTTCTCACAATGACTTTTTTGAGATTAACGCCTCTAATTTTAAGCCCTTATTCTCCGTTATCATCTCtttttcattctcattttcttcCTTTCTCTACTAAACCTAACCCTAATTCACAATTCAAAGCCCCCTTTATTCCTTCTACATCCACCACTCATCCCGAACTTAAACAATTACTCTATCATAAGTCTAAAGAAGGTTTCGATAAACTCGACGATGCTCTGcaagtgtttgataaaatgctcCTTCTGAAATCTGGGCTTCTTGTTCTGCAATTTAACCAACTGTTAACTGCCCTTGTTCGGATGAAAAAATACTCTGTAGCTGTCTCCATGTTTAGAGAATTGCGCGTTTTAAGCATTCCTGTTGACATTGTTACTTTTAATACTGCCATCCATTCCTGTTGTCACTTGAATACACTTGATTATGCCTTTTCGTTGCTTGCTGGAATCATCAAGAGTGGTTGGGTGCCCGATGTCTTTACCTACAACACTCTCATCAAGGGCCTTCTGTCTCAAGACAGGCCTTTGGAGGCTGGGGATTTGTTTAAGAAGCTTAtcatatttcaagaaattcagcCTGATGTAGTTATGTATAACACCATCATTGATGGTCTCTGCAAAACTTCAAATACTTCCATGGCTGTCAAGTTATTAAGAAACATGGAGGAGATAGGTTGTAAACCAGATATAGTAACTTATACCTCCATTATTGATTCTTTGTGCAAAGAAAGACGAGTAGATCGTGCATTGGATCTTGTGTCTAAAATGAACGACAAAGGCATATCACCTAATGTTATAACCTATAACAGATTAATTCAAGGTCTTTGCAGCTCCGGCCGATGGGAGGACGTTGGGCGGTTGTTAACTGAGATGGGTGTTAGGCAGATCTCTCCTGATCTGCACACCTATAATATATTGGCTAATGCATACTGCAAAGAAGGgaggacaacagatgcagaagATGTGATTGAAATTATGATCCAGAAAGGTGTGCCTCCTGATTCAATCACATACAATGAACTGATGTATGGTTATTGTTTAACGGGCAAAATGTACAGGGCACTAGAGGTGCTGAATACCATGAGGAGTAATGGGATAGCGCCAAATTGTTATAGCTATACCATTATGATAAATGGCTATTGTAAGAGGCAGGAACTAGACAAAGCCATCAGTCTCCTCAGACAAATGTCTGCTGAAGGTCTGAAACCTGTAGTTGAAACCTACAATACACTGATGCATGGCCTCTTTCAGATGGGCAGACATAATGAGGTGGTCAACCTTTTCCATGAAATGCAAAAAGAAGGTAATAAACCAGATATCATAACATGTCAAATTTTATTGGATGGCCTTTGCAAGAACCGATACATGGATGAagcaatttccttctttcgAGTGATGGAAGGTACAGGTATAGTTtatgatattaaaatacataatatCCTCATTGATGGTCTCTGCAAGAACAGAAAACTTGATGAGGccagaaatatttttgataagctTGCTTTGAGAGGTTTGCAACCCGATGTCATAACACACAACATAATGATCAGAGGACTTTGTCAAGAAGGGTTGTTTGAGGAAGCAAAGGAATTACTTTCTAAAATGGAAACGAGCATTTGTTTGCCTAATGATGTGACTTATAATACGATCATTCGTGGAAGtcttttaaataaaagatatgaagAAGCAGCTGTACTGGTAGAGAACATGCGAGCTCGTAAATTCTCAGAAGATGCGTCTACCACATCCATGGTACTAGACCTATTATCTAAAGAACAGGACCCCTCCGTTCTTGCTTTCTGCAAATGGTTTTTGCAATAGGTACTGAAGTTTATGGTTCATTGTTATGTATTGTCATCTTTTAACTTCCTTAAGTTTTCTGCTGTAGTAACATGTTTTACTGAGCAATGAATTACTCTAATTAGCAATGTAAGGGGTTTCATTAGTTTGTTAAGAGCCAATAGACAATATATACGAGACGGTAAGACTATGTCTTTTATTTGTATTGAGTACGGTCTATGTTCAAGTTGTCATTCAGAATTGAAACTTTGCATCTCGATGCCTCTcatatacagaaaaagaaatcagcatttgaaaataataaaagaagccTATGTAATACCTCAATAATGCATATATTCAGATAACTTTATTCTGGATATTCTCTTTAGCACATATTTTGGCTTTCACAAACAAGCTCATTTTTCTTCCTCGTCATATTTGGATATAATAAATGTTACAACATATTGGCATTCTTCACCATGGTGAGAGGGTATCCGATTAACAGTAATAAGTAATAACAAGGTAACCACCAGATTGGTGACAGGATAGGTCCAGTTATTATAAGTTCACGATGTTTGAATGATATTTACTGTTATTTACTATGCTGGTCTTGCCTAGCACTACGGTAAGTCAGCAGTTGCTGTTGGCCTCCTTTTGTTGCTGAAGTCGGCATCTATTTGGATATTTAAGAATCTGATGGTGTGTGGGGATATACTAGTACGAAGTTCTTATATGTATTTCCTCTCCAATTTATATCTTGGTCAAGAGGGCTCCATTCCTTAACTCATTAGTGTACGATTTAGACATTGCAAATCAAACTCTGCTTGCACCCTTCCCGCTTTAATGTGAAGATGTGAGATCAAAATCTTCCTGCTTTGGTATGGCCCCTGCAGCTAAATTTGTATTCAGGTTAAATCTGAAGGCACTGGATGCCTCCAATGACAGTTAAACAGGAGCGCAATGCACAATGGCACTAAGATACATTGAAGGTATGTCAAAACTTTTTTCTTTTGACAATTACATAGCCCAGTAGAAATAGTGTGTACTGCAAAAACTAATGAAATTGCAATCGATAAGTAAACAGAATGGAAGGCAAATTCAGTTTTCTTGTACTGAATTTTGGTTCTTATTATCATATACCAAAGTAATATGTGACAAAATCAAATCCTTCGATCcttaaatatttcttaaatatcGGCTCTTGGAGTGTTTATCTCATCCTATCAGTTTCCGGTGCAATATTATTACTGTATTGAGGCAATGACTGATATATCGTGACATTTAAATGCTATGATCCCTAAACTGACAGATCATTGCATACTCTGTGCGCCACAATTCCGAACAAATTTACCTAGCTAGCGAATGTACTATTGCTTGATGAAATACTAATATCTGATAAATGTACACTTTGGGATATTTTGCAGGCTTATACTCTTAGAAATAGAAGCAGAAGTTGTGATGTCAAAGTCGATACAAATAACTTGTAATGTCCGAAATAGTACATAGCGAATTGTGCTAAACTTTTCTTCGTCTGGTTTATTTTTGCGCAAAAGTTCCAAGGATATGCAGAAAACGCAGGTAAACTGGCATTCACTAGTATATTTATCTACAACTTTGTGCCTATATAATCAGGAGTaaaaataaatgatgtgtagTACTAGACTTCAGATGCTGCCAATTGTCAGCAGCTGcatatttatttatcttatatCATTAGTCATTAGTATCAAACCACATCCATCCACTATAGTTTTGAGACATCACGAAACTGGGAGCCAAAAATGTTGTTTAGTAAATATGCACTATGCTGAAGATGACTTGTGAGAGTGTGTTTGCACAAGTAGTAATCACGAGTTTCTAGTTCATAAAAAATTTCTGATGGCAGTGTTCGGCATAACCTACAATTGTCatattcttcttcttattttttaatcaatttagtgatattgctCGGTTTTTCATTCTATACATTCATATTTAATAGGTACTGTCCGGGTCTGGACATTCAACATCAGGGCATAATGTCAACAGGAAAAGACCGGTAAACGGCTTAATTCTAAATTTTGGATGAATATGCAGGGGTGTTATGGTACGTTTAACGGAAAATTGTCTCACTTTACGTATCACTTTAGATGAATATCAGGATATGCTGGGGTGTGTTTTAAGCATTCCAGTTAACAAATTTACCTTTAATACTGTCATCAATTCCTTTGCTCACTTAAATGGTCTTGTCCCTAGTGTTGTTACCTAAAACACTCTCATGAAGGCCCTTCTATCTCATGCCTTTGGAGACTGAGTTTTTGTTTAGTAGCTTATGagatttcaagaaattcagATAGTCTCTGCAAAATGAATACGAATCATGAATCATATTCCAGTTTTAGGGTAGGATCATTTTATAGAAGATAATACGTGACCTAAATTGAGCGGTTATATACTAATATAAGTGATAATATCTGGGATTAATAATCATATTAAACGCAATCATCCTATCTTTGGTGTGCAGATGTTCTTGGACAATAAGCCAAGCATTGAAAGCATGCTTGGGAATATAGCAAATTTTTCATATCAAATTAAACCACaaagattttaatttatgatCAGTAAGGTCAGAGTAATGGTGGCAAGTTTTACAGGCAcagaattattttttaaatatttagattatataattttttttttgaataaaaaattatagaactatgttttatacgTTCATTAAAGTGCATGTCAGACAGtggaaaaaaaatgttaagaaaTGAATGGGACAATAGAGGGAATATTAGCTAgaagtatattattaataattttgtttaatattatgtttaggctagatttgaaattcGGTGTAGTTTGGTGTTTAGTTGGTTTGATTTGAGTCTTGTTTTGGTCAAAAATGGGCAGTTTAGGGATtttttagtgtagaatttgttgttgaatttggtttagaggttagtgggtttttatttgttatatttggaatgacTAGATTTTccggaaaattaattttccggTGAGATTCAAGCTATTCCGATGACCTCTATAAATTCCGGTGATAAACTTTTGTTTGTTTAGTTTTGGTTGGGGTTTGCGCGCGACGACGGCGAGTAACTATTTTCTTATTTCGTGTGCACTCTGTTTTTTATTTCAGGTACTGATATGCGGCttgttgattttttgttttttttatattttgttttctttttatttttaattattagtttaataatagtTATTAACTAATTACAATAGCTGTTTATCAATTTTAGgtgaataattaataattatatattattttcttattttaattatcaaCTTAGATTAATCCGAATTCTACTCAAAATTttttggtctaatttgattaaattaaagatTAAGATTTTCGCGAGAATAATTTTAGTCTTTgtggaacgaatcttatattattaaattaaagattaagattttcttatttattattattttaataatcggttcggttcggttttttgcGGTTCGGTTTTCACTTAAAACCGGAACGTATCCATTAGAATCGGTtcgtatttaaaattttcggtttcggttcggatATTTTTATACGGTTCGGTTTTTGATCGATTTTACCGGTTTTAGGTTCGGTTTTTTCTCACCCCTGAGGGCAGGAATTCTATCTGTATGAAATATGTGAACTTGCCTTTGTCATTTTTTCGCATCTGTTCCGTTCTGCCCTTGGCTGAGAAAAACCTTATGTTTTACTTTCAGCATTTTTATAAGCTTTTTCATGACATCCCTGTCTGACATCTTATTCCGCTTTTCAAATCTCTCGCCAATATTTTTTAAACCGTTCTGCCCCTTCGTCACTCCTAGCTTCGGCACCCGCAGGTTCATTCGCCCCCAAGAAATACCTATTTTCGTCCAGCCAATCTAACAAGTGGTCCGCTCTTTTCAAATCCATATCTTCTACCGCCGCTTTTTCATTTTCTGTAGTATTTGAACGACGTAGCCTGTTTTCTCCTCTCTATTTATCAACTGTTCCATTCTACTTGTCAATTTTTTGTAAAGGTTTGTGGCCAGTGCCCGTTGCTTCTTCCTTTCAAACTCCGAATCAAATAGgctaaacaatttaaaatatgatgaaCCCAATTTAGCTTTTCTTGGCTCATCTGCAATAAAAAACACAAACTctaaattaaaaagataaaactAGGATATACCATATCCTAGCTCTTTaaagaccaagacaatgtagtAAACTAATAAAACGTGTCAGCCCATGAATTAACCAAAGATTTCTTGTGAGCAACGTTGACTCTGTTGACCGAACAATTGGTAGATGGAAATTTTAGAACACCAActtcctgcaaaaataattAGAACAAATTGCTTTGAGGCGTGATACTATCACTTTCTTTAAGGATTTATTTCGCCCCAATTGTTTAACAATTTGCTAAGAGGTTACTAGCGAAATTATTCCTACAGGATACAACAAAGCATGAAGGATGGCAACTAGCAATATTGGTATCCTTCCTAATTACTTAGGAACAAGATTTCATAATTGTGTATAGCATTTGTGTCGTGAGAAAACTCAGAAGTTTTTTCTTCTTATATATCTCATACAAGATTTGCCTCTATTTATAATGTGTTCTCAATAAATATAACTCCCTcagatttaattatatttatgactATCTCAATAAATATAGTCATTCAATCTAGGAGtttcatattaataaaaccAACACATTATCTGCAGCTTTTATTTCTCATCtgctttaaatataaaatatttaaagatataaaaagatttcacaaatatcttttttattttattggttCCTATATTACAAAAATCCAACAGACTCGACCCAGGAACATAATCTCTGCAATCACCACAACAAGAACACATAAAGGCATTAAATTTGAGCATTTTCTCCTTATTTTTTGGTGGGTGTTTTCCGGTTGAGGCGGGCTCATTGTTAAATGTataaagtttgaatctttatTGTTTTGATTGTTTATTGTTTTGATTGTTTGGTGGGTGTTTTCTGGTTGAGGCGCGCTCattgttaaatttataaagtttgaatctttatTGTTTTGATTGTGCAAAGGTTGAATCTTTATTGTTTTGATTGTTTAAAGGTTGAATCTTTATTGTTTCTCTCGAGAGGGGTTGTTTAATTTTCATTGAATTTTTTTGGGTATGTTGTGTTTTAGTGGAGATAGAAAGTGGGGGAAAGTAAAGGAGGAGAGTTCGGGAGGGCGTGGAGCAATGAGGATTGAGGAGTGCTTTCTGTTGGTTCTTCCGAGCCATTTGAATGTTGGTTCTGATATGGGAGTCAAATGTGAGAATAAACAGGGTGATTGACAAGTGGATGAATGTGTAGAGCATCTATGatagtataaaaattaaaaattaacgataaacgaatcgagccgaatcgaattttttcccaaattttTTTACTTATCAGGTAAGGAAGCTCAAGAGATTTATATAGTATATTTCTGCAGCTAAACTTGAATTGATGTGCAATCAATCTGTCTAGGTTAAAATTATGTCGAATTGaattctaatttatttatattttttacttgttttaataaattattaaattataataagctCAACTCgaaatattagataattgtaatttaataactaaattataaaagtAAGATTTCAAAATATTGAGTCATATGAATGTATGATTTATTTCATAGAATAGAGTTTTCAATCGTGACATTAACCAAAAGCCAAATTCTTTACAAAAACATGACAGATCAATAAAATTATGACATGAGTCTAAAACTACATTATTAGAGTACTAtgaaaattaactaaaattatgagtttttttagtgaaacattaaaaaaaattgtgtataCATGAACTTGTTTGATTTTGGGATTTTGTGAAATTGTTCATAAATTTAAGGCCTTTAAATTGTTTTGGCAAATGAGATTCGAAAGGTACAAACAAGTCGGTTTATATTAGATTTAGTAATATGTATGTTGTTTATTGAAGAACTTGTTCGTGAATATGCTGTTAAAATTGGTTTAGGTAAGAATGATTTTTTTGTCATAGGATTAGTTGATATACACTGAGTGCAGGAAGAATTTGAAAGAGGAATTATGTTTCTTTG includes:
- the LOC108201013 gene encoding putative pentatricopeptide repeat-containing protein At1g12700, mitochondrial; this encodes MAAKRGALLTMTFLRLTPLILSPYSPLSSLFHSHFLPFSTKPNPNSQFKAPFIPSTSTTHPELKQLLYHKSKEGFDKLDDALQVFDKMLLLKSGLLVLQFNQLLTALVRMKKYSVAVSMFRELRVLSIPVDIVTFNTAIHSCCHLNTLDYAFSLLAGIIKSGWVPDVFTYNTLIKGLLSQDRPLEAGDLFKKLIIFQEIQPDVVMYNTIIDGLCKTSNTSMAVKLLRNMEEIGCKPDIVTYTSIIDSLCKERRVDRALDLVSKMNDKGISPNVITYNRLIQGLCSSGRWEDVGRLLTEMGVRQISPDLHTYNILANAYCKEGRTTDAEDVIEIMIQKGVPPDSITYNELMYGYCLTGKMYRALEVLNTMRSNGIAPNCYSYTIMINGYCKRQELDKAISLLRQMSAEGLKPVVETYNTLMHGLFQMGRHNEVVNLFHEMQKEGNKPDIITCQILLDGLCKNRYMDEAISFFRVMEGTGIVYDIKIHNILIDGLCKNRKLDEARNIFDKLALRGLQPDVITHNIMIRGLCQEGLFEEAKELLSKMETSICLPNDVTYNTIIRGSLLNKRYEEAAVLVENMRARKFSEDASTTSMVLDLLSKEQDPSVLAFCKWFLQ